Proteins encoded together in one Eubalaena glacialis isolate mEubGla1 chromosome 7, mEubGla1.1.hap2.+ XY, whole genome shotgun sequence window:
- the BRPF3 gene encoding bromodomain and PHD finger-containing protein 3 — protein sequence MRKPRRKSRQNAEGRRSPSPYSLKCSPTRETLTYAQAQRIVEVDIDGRLHRISIYDPLKIITEDELTAQDITECNSNKENSEQPQFPVKSKKPSSKGKKKESCSKHASGTSFHLPQPSFRMVDSGSQPEAPPLPAAYYRYIEKPPEDLDAEVEYDMDEEDLAWLDMVNEKRRVDGHSLVSADTFELLVDRLEKESYLESRSSGAQQSLIDEDAFCCVCLDDECHNSNVILFCDICNLAVHQECYGVPYIPEGQWLCRCCLQSPSRPVDCVLCPNKGGAFKQTSDGHWAHVVCAIWIPEVCFANTVFLEPIEGIDNIPPARWKLTCYICKQKGLGAAIQCHKVNCYTAFHVTCAQRAGLFMKIEPMRETSLNGTIFTVRKTAYCEAHSPPGAATARRKGDSPGSLSEAGDEEGLKEGCGEEEEKDEVEEEEEDEGQGGVGGPLKGVPKKNKMTLKQRIKKEPEEVGRDTPSTVPMVTVPQIPSYRLNKICSGLSFQRKNQFMQRLHNYWLLKRQARNGVPLIRRLHSHLQSQRNAEQREQDEKTNAVKEELKYWQKLRHDLERARLLIELIRKREKLKREQVKVQQAAMELELMPFNVLLRTTLDLLQEKDPAHIFAEPVNLSEVPDYLEFISKPMDFSTMRRKLESHLYRTLEEFEEDFNLIVTNCMKYNAKDTIFHRAAVRLRDLGGAILRHARRQAENIGYDPERGTHLPESPKLEDFYRFSWEDVDNILIPENRAHLSPEVQLKELLEKLDLVSAMRSSGARTRRVRLLRREINALRQKLAQPPPPQLASLNKTVSNGELPAGPRGDVAVLEQAPQEEPEDDGDRDDSKMPPPPTLEPTGPAPSLSEQESPPDPPTLKPINDSKPPSRFPKPRKVEEDELLEKSPLQLGSEPLQRLLSDNGINRVSLMTPDTCPAGAPLSGVGRRTSVLFKKAKNGVKLQRSPDRALENGEDHGAVGSPASPTSIEDEQHSRKRPRSRSCSESEGERSPQQEEETGVTNGFGKHTESGSDSECSLGLSGGLAFEACSGLTPPKRSRGKPALSRVPFLEGVNGDSDYNGSGRSLLMPFEDRGDLEPLELVWAKCRGYPSYPALIIDPKMPREGLLHNGVPIPVPPLDVLKLGEQKQAEAGEKLFLVLFFDNKRTWQWLPRDKVLPLGVEDTVDKLKMLEGRKTSIRKSVQVAYDRAMIHLSRVRGPHSFVTSSYL from the exons ATGAGGAAGCCTCGCCGGAAGTCACGGCAGAATGCCGAGGGCCGGCGCTCCCCATCCCCCTATAGTCTGAAGTGCTCACCCACCCGGGAGACCCTGACATATGCCCAGGCCCAGCGGATCGTCGAGGTGGACATTGATGGACGTCTGCATCGTATTAGCATCTATGACCCGCTCAAGATCATCACAGAGGATGAGTTGACCGCCCAGGATATCACCGAATGCAATAGTAACAAGGAAAACAGTGAGCAGCCTCAGTTCCCTGTCAAGTCCAAAAAACCCTCATCCAAGGGCAAGAAGAAGGAGTCCTGCTCCAAGCATGCATCTGGCACTTCCTTCCACCTCCCGCAACCCAGCTTCCGCATGGTGGACTCAGGCAGTCAGCCAGAAGCACCCCCACTGCCTGCTGCCTACTACCGCTACATTGAGAAGCCGCCTGAAGACCTGGATGCAGAAGTAGAGTACGACATGGATGAGGAAGACCTTGCCTGGCTGGACATGGTAAATGAGAAGCGGCGAGTAGATGGGCACAGTTTGGTGTCGGCAGATACCTTTGAGCTGCTGGTGGACCGGCTTGAGAAGGAGTCATACTTGGAGAGTCGAAGCAGTGGGGCCCAACAGTCACTCATTGACGAAGATGCTTTCTGCTGCGTATGCCTGGATGACGAATGCCACAACAGCAACGTCATTCTCTTCTGTGACATCTGCAACCTGGCTGTACACCAAGAGTGCTATGGCGTCCCTTACATCCCCGAGGGCCAGTGGCTATGCCGCTGCTGCCTACAGTCTCCCTCCCGGCCTGTGGATTGCGTCCTCTGCCCCAACAAGGGTGGTGCCTTCAAACAGACCAGCGATGGGCACTGGGCCCACGTGGTGTGTGCCATCTGGATCCCTGAAGTCTGCTTTGCTAACACCGTGTTCCTGGAGCCTATTGAGGGCATCGACAACATCCCACCTGCCCGCTGGAAACTAACCTGCTATATCTGCAAGCAGAAGGGGCTGGGTGCAGCCATCCAGTGCCATAAGGTGAACTGCTACACGGCCTTCCATGTGACGTGTGCACAGCGGGCTGGGCTCTTCATGAAGATTGAGCCTATGCGTGAGACCAGCCTCAATGGCACCATCTTCACAGTGCGCAAGACCGCCTACTGTGAGGCCCACTCGCCGCCAGGTGCTGCCACTGCTAGGAGGAAGGGCGACTCCCCAGGAAGTCTCAGTGAGGCTGGGGACGAAGAAGGGCTGAAGGAGGGCtgtggggaggaagaagagaaggatgaggtagaagaggaggaggaagatgaaggCCAAGGGGGGGTAGGCGGCCCCCTCAAGGGAGTGCCCAAGAAGAACAAGATGACTTTGAAGCAAAGGATCAAGAAGGAGCCAGAGGAAGTGGGCCGAGACACACCCTCCACTGTCCCCATGGTCACTGTCCCACAGATACCCTCTTACAG GTTGAACAAGATCTGTAGTGGTCTCTCCTTTCAGAGGAAAAACCAGTTCATGCAGCGGCTTCACAACTACTGGCTGTTGAAGCGGCAGGCACGGAATGGTGTCCCCCTCATCCGGCGCCTGCACTCCCACCTGCAGTCCCAAAGGAATGCTGAGCAG CGGGAGCAGGACGAGAAGACAAATGCAGTGAAGGAAGAGCTGAAATACTGGCAGAAGCTCCGGCACGACTTGGAGCGGGCACGGCTGCTAATTGAGCTGATTCGGAAAAGAGAAAAGCTCAAGCGGGAGCAg GTCAAGGTCCAGCAGGCCGCCATGGAGCTGGAGCTTATGCCATTCAACGTTCTGCTGAGGACAACACTGGACTTGCTGCAGGAGAAGGATCCCGCACACATCTTTGCCGAGCCCGTCAACCTGAGTGAG GTTCCAGATTACCTGGAATTCATATCCAAGCCAATGGATTTTTCTACTATGAGGCGGAAGCTGGAGTCCCACCTGTACCGCACCTTGGAGGAGTTTGAGGAGGACTTTAACCTTATAGTTACCAACTGCATGAAGTATAATGCTAAAGACACAATTTTCCACCGAGCAGCTGTCCGCCTGCGGGACCTGGGAGGGGCCATCCTGCGGCACGCCCGGCGGCAGGCAGAGAACATCGGCTATGACCCCGAGAGGGGCACCCACCTGCCCGAGTCACCCAAATTGGAGGACTTTTACCGCTTCTCCTGGGAAGACG TGGACAACATCCTCATCCCAGAGAACCGGGCCCACTTGTCCCCAGAGGTGCAGCTGAAGGAgctgctggaaaaactggacctGGTGAGTGCCATGCGGTCCAGTGGGGCCCGGACCCGCCGTGTCCGCCTGCTACGCCGGGAGATCAATGCCCTTCGGCAGAAGCTGGCACAGCCGCCACCACCTCAGCTGGCATCGCTAAACAAGACTGTGTCCAATGGGGAGCTGCCAGCAGGGCCCCGGGGGGATGTGGCTGTGCTGGAGCAGGCCCCGCAGGAGGAGCCAGAAGACGATGGGGACAGAG ATGACTCCAAAATGCCTCCCCCACCAACCCTGGAGCCTACTGGGCCTGCGCCTTCCTTGTCTGAGCAAGAATCCCCTCCGGATCCCCCCACTCTGAAACCCATCAATGATAGCAAACCTCCAAGCCGATTCCCAAAGCCAAGAAAAGTGGAAGAAGATGAGCTTTTGGAAAAATCACCTCTGCAGCTAGGGAGCGAGCCCTTGCAACGCCTGCTCAGTGACAATGGCATCAATAGAGTGTCCCTCATGACCCCCGATACATGCCCCGCTGGCGCCCCACTCAGTGGCGTGGGCCGTCGCACATCAGTCCTCTTCAAGAAGGCCAAGAATGGGGTTAAGCTACAGAGGAGCCCAGACAGGGCCCTGGAGAACGGCGAGGACCATGGCGCAGTGGGCTCTCCTGCGTCTCCCACCAGCATCGAGGATGAACAGCACTCCCGGAAGCGGCCGAGGAGCAGGAGCTGTAGTGAGAGCGAAGGGGAGAGGTCCCCCCAgcaggaggaagagacag GTGTGACCAACGGCTTTGGAAAACACACTGAAAGCGGGTCTGACTCAGAATGTAGTTTGGGTCTCAGTGGTGGACTGGCATTTGAAGCTTGCAG TGGTCTGACACCCCCCAAACGCAGCCGAGGGAAGCCAGCCCTGTCTCGAGTGCCCTTCCTGGAAGGTGTGAACGGAGACTCTGACTACAACGGCTCAG gcagaaGCCTCCTGATGCCCTTTGAAGACCGTGGAGACCTGGAGCCCCTGGAGCTGGTGTGGGCCAAGTGCCGAGGTTATCCCTCCTACCCTGCCTTG ATCATCGATCCCAAGATGCCCCGGGAGGGCCTTCTGCACAATGGCGTCCCCATCCCCGTCCCCCCACTGGATGTGCTGAAGCTGGGAGAGCAGAAACAGGCCGAGGCTGGAGAGAAGCTCTTCCTTGTCCTCTTCTTTGACAACAAACGCACCTG GCAGTGGCTTCCGAGGGACAAAGTCCTGCCCCTGGGTGTGGAAGACACTGTGGACAAGCTCAAGATGCTGGAAGGCCGCAAGACCAGCATCCGCAAGTCAGTGCAGGTGGCCTACGACCGTGCGATGATCCACCTGAGCCGAGTGCGGGGACCCCACTCCTTTGTCACCTCCAGCTACCTGTAA